A window of Streptomyces armeniacus contains these coding sequences:
- a CDS encoding DUF742 domain-containing protein yields MSGRPRGSRRLVPAYLATYGRANPSRNTLDRLSVLHVPDAPGRAGGPGPAGGTGGGPDALSGLRPEERRLLDLLRPGALSLAEASAHLRLPVSVVKVLVADLVDTGHLQARPPAPEHRLPEREILEKVLDGLRTLKSS; encoded by the coding sequence ATGAGCGGGCGACCCCGTGGCAGCCGGCGCCTGGTGCCGGCCTACCTGGCCACGTACGGGCGCGCGAATCCGAGCCGCAACACGCTGGACCGGCTGTCGGTCCTGCACGTACCCGACGCCCCCGGCCGCGCCGGAGGCCCCGGCCCGGCCGGCGGCACCGGCGGCGGCCCGGACGCGCTGAGCGGGCTGCGCCCGGAGGAGCGGCGGCTGCTGGACCTGCTGCGGCCCGGCGCGCTGTCGCTCGCCGAGGCATCGGCCCATCTGCGGCTGCCCGTCAGCGTGGTGAAGGTCCTGGTGGCCGATCTGGTCGACACGGGACACCTGCAGGCGCGGCCGCCCGCGCCCGAACACCGACTGCCCGAACGCGAGATACTGGAGAAGGTTCTCGATGGACTCCGCACTCTCAAGTCCTCCTAG
- a CDS encoding cytochrome P450 family protein, with the protein MGQQPIVIDPAGRDVPGEAGRLRERGPAARVELPGGITAWAVSDHGVLKRLLADPRVSRDPRQHWPAWQRGEHRGTWIEAWVGPVNMLTSYGPEHRRLRKLMSPAFTARRTEAMRPRVEHLTGELLDALARTPPGEPVDLRAAYAFPLPMRVVCELFGVPEESRAELSDLVERIMNTGATPEEATRTMADVERTFSALIERKRNEPGDDLASALVSTRDEDGDRLTEPELLATLLLLLSAGHETTVNLIGNAVHALLTHPEQLRKVRTGEVTWADVVEETLRWAPSVAYMPLRYAVEDIELEGRGGVTIRKGDPILAAFAAAGRDPLQHGPAAAGFDPARPGPEHLSFGHGVHFCLGAPLARMEALTALPALFDRFPDLRLAVAPADIEHVGSFVANGHSTLPVLLSAAPGGPG; encoded by the coding sequence ATGGGGCAGCAGCCCATCGTCATCGACCCGGCCGGACGGGACGTCCCCGGTGAGGCCGGACGCCTCCGCGAGCGCGGGCCCGCCGCACGCGTAGAGCTGCCGGGCGGCATCACGGCCTGGGCGGTCAGCGACCACGGCGTGCTCAAACGCTTACTCGCCGACCCGCGGGTGTCGCGCGACCCGCGGCAGCACTGGCCCGCCTGGCAGCGCGGCGAACACCGCGGCACCTGGATCGAGGCGTGGGTCGGCCCCGTCAACATGCTCACCTCCTACGGGCCCGAGCACCGGCGGCTGCGCAAGCTGATGTCACCGGCGTTCACCGCGCGCCGTACGGAGGCCATGCGCCCGCGCGTCGAGCACCTCACCGGCGAACTGCTGGACGCGCTCGCCCGTACGCCACCGGGCGAACCGGTGGACCTGCGCGCGGCGTACGCGTTCCCGCTGCCGATGCGGGTCGTGTGCGAACTCTTCGGCGTCCCGGAGGAGTCGCGTGCGGAGCTGTCCGACCTGGTCGAGCGGATCATGAACACGGGGGCCACACCGGAGGAGGCCACCCGCACGATGGCGGACGTGGAGCGCACGTTCTCGGCCCTCATCGAACGCAAGCGGAATGAGCCGGGCGACGATCTGGCGAGCGCTCTGGTGTCGACGCGGGACGAGGACGGCGACCGGCTCACCGAGCCGGAACTGCTGGCCACATTGCTGCTGTTGCTCAGCGCCGGGCACGAGACCACGGTGAACCTCATCGGCAACGCGGTACACGCCCTGCTGACCCACCCGGAACAGCTCCGGAAGGTCCGTACGGGCGAGGTGACCTGGGCCGACGTGGTGGAGGAGACGCTGCGGTGGGCGCCGAGCGTGGCGTACATGCCGCTGCGGTACGCGGTCGAGGACATCGAACTGGAGGGCCGCGGCGGCGTCACCATCCGGAAGGGCGACCCCATCCTCGCCGCCTTCGCCGCCGCCGGCCGCGACCCGCTCCAACACGGCCCGGCCGCAGCGGGGTTCGACCCCGCGCGCCCCGGCCCCGAGCACCTGTCGTTCGGCCACGGCGTCCACTTCTGCCTGGGCGCGCCCCTCGCCCGCATGGAGGCGCTGACGGCGCTGCCCGCGCTCTTCGACCGCTTCCCGGACCTGCGGCTCGCGGTGGCACCGGCGGACATCGAGCACGTCGGCTCGTTCGTCGCGAACGGCCACAGCACGCTGCCGGTCCTGCTGTCGGCCGCGCCGGGCGGCCCCGGCTGA
- a CDS encoding roadblock/LC7 domain-containing protein, with translation MTPHPTRRPVPEDMSWVLGPLLELPHVVHAAVISGDGFIQGRSPGLEQEAAEGVAAMMSALQGAARTTSLAFAGKDEVQLRQTVIESDLGWVFAIPAGENTCLTVYAAPDVNMRVVTHQMQVQVATLGAKAMGSPPRDDVPA, from the coding sequence ATGACCCCCCATCCCACCCGGCGACCCGTGCCCGAGGACATGTCCTGGGTGCTCGGACCGCTCCTCGAACTCCCGCACGTGGTGCACGCGGCCGTGATCTCCGGTGACGGCTTCATACAGGGCCGTTCGCCCGGTCTGGAGCAGGAGGCGGCCGAGGGCGTGGCCGCGATGATGTCCGCGCTCCAGGGCGCCGCCCGTACGACCTCGCTGGCGTTCGCCGGCAAGGACGAGGTGCAGCTGCGGCAGACCGTCATCGAGTCCGACCTCGGCTGGGTCTTCGCCATCCCGGCGGGCGAGAACACGTGCCTCACCGTCTACGCCGCCCCGGACGTCAACATGCGTGTGGTCACGCACCAGATGCAGGTGCAGGTCGCCACGCTGGGGGCCAAGGCCATGGGCAGTCCACCACGTGACGACGTGCCGGCATGA
- a CDS encoding GTP-binding protein, with protein sequence MHQTLVKLLVAGPFGVGKTTFIRSLSETAPLHTEEIMTRSGALVDDLAGVREKSTTTVAIDFGRRTLPGDLVLYLFGTPGQRRFRPLWQDIARGALGALVLADTRRLEDSFEVMDLVEEAGLRYAVAVNTFPDSPAHSPDTLRDHLDLHPDTPLVYCDARDRDQAADALIALVGHVLAHTPQESA encoded by the coding sequence ATGCACCAGACGCTGGTGAAGCTGCTCGTGGCGGGCCCGTTCGGAGTCGGCAAGACCACCTTCATCCGCTCGCTGTCGGAGACCGCGCCGCTGCACACCGAGGAGATCATGACGCGCAGCGGCGCGCTGGTCGACGATCTGGCGGGGGTGCGCGAGAAGTCCACCACCACGGTCGCGATCGACTTCGGCCGCCGTACGCTCCCCGGCGACCTGGTGCTGTACCTGTTCGGCACGCCCGGGCAGCGGCGGTTCCGGCCGCTGTGGCAGGACATCGCGCGCGGCGCGCTGGGCGCGCTGGTGCTGGCGGACACGCGGCGGCTGGAGGACTCGTTCGAGGTGATGGACCTGGTCGAGGAGGCCGGGCTGCGGTACGCGGTCGCCGTCAACACCTTCCCCGACTCCCCCGCGCACTCCCCCGACACGCTGCGCGACCACCTCGACCTGCACCCGGACACACCGCTGGTGTACTGCGACGCGCGCGACCGCGACCAGGCCGCGGACGCGCTGATCGCCCTCGTCGGACACGTACTCGCCCATACGCCCCAGGAGTCCGCGTGA
- a CDS encoding cytochrome P450: protein MTSPSTPGTGTGTTDTPGPGPGSGHEVAALYGPEFAADPYRVYDRLRAYGPLAPVEIAPGIGAMLVTDHRAALELLHDTDTWSKDSRRWQETVPPDSPVLPILGWRPNALVNDGAAHRRYRQVVTDSFALIPPHELREHTRQTSEALIARFAGKGRADLIAEYASKLPVLVFNRLFGMPDAHSDQLVAALCGMLDASTPEEATTANTAFSSYIGELIAEKSERRGPDLTSWFMDHPAQLSQEELQDQIVLTMAAGHNPTTNLIGNALARMLSDDRYYSTLSSGGLTPRDALHDVLHNDPPMSNLSPHFPRRDVFFHGTWVRAGQLVLVSYAAANTQHGRTRPGESAGAGGSGGGAHLAWAAGPHSCPVQNPARLIATTAIERLTAWLSDIELTVPHDELVWRHGPFHRALVELPARFTPITPDQAGATPWGSSPSSSTRPDGTSPVRPDASASAGPPHA, encoded by the coding sequence GTGACCTCCCCCAGCACGCCCGGCACCGGCACCGGCACCACCGACACCCCCGGGCCCGGGCCCGGCTCCGGGCACGAGGTCGCCGCGCTGTACGGCCCGGAGTTCGCCGCCGACCCGTACCGCGTGTACGACCGGCTGCGCGCGTACGGCCCGCTCGCCCCCGTCGAGATCGCGCCCGGCATCGGCGCCATGCTGGTCACCGACCACCGCGCGGCGCTGGAGCTGCTGCACGACACGGACACGTGGTCGAAGGACTCGCGGCGGTGGCAGGAGACCGTACCGCCCGACTCGCCGGTCCTCCCCATACTGGGCTGGCGCCCCAACGCGCTCGTCAACGACGGTGCCGCGCACCGCCGTTACCGCCAGGTCGTCACCGACAGCTTCGCCCTCATCCCGCCGCACGAGCTGCGCGAGCACACGCGGCAGACGTCGGAGGCGCTGATCGCGCGGTTCGCCGGGAAGGGGCGCGCCGACCTCATCGCGGAGTACGCGAGCAAGCTGCCCGTCCTGGTCTTCAACCGCCTCTTCGGCATGCCCGACGCGCACAGCGACCAGCTGGTGGCCGCCCTCTGCGGGATGCTCGACGCCAGCACGCCCGAGGAGGCCACGACGGCGAACACGGCGTTCTCCTCGTACATCGGCGAGCTGATCGCCGAGAAGAGCGAGCGCCGGGGGCCGGACCTGACGTCCTGGTTCATGGACCACCCCGCGCAGCTGAGCCAGGAGGAGCTGCAGGACCAGATCGTGCTGACGATGGCGGCGGGCCACAACCCGACCACCAACCTGATCGGCAACGCCCTGGCCCGCATGCTCTCCGACGACCGCTACTACAGCACCCTGTCCAGCGGCGGCCTCACCCCGCGCGACGCGCTGCACGACGTCCTGCACAACGACCCGCCCATGTCCAACCTGTCCCCGCACTTCCCGCGGCGCGACGTCTTCTTCCACGGCACGTGGGTACGGGCGGGCCAGCTCGTCCTCGTGTCGTACGCCGCCGCCAACACCCAGCACGGCCGCACCCGTCCGGGCGAGTCCGCGGGCGCGGGCGGCTCCGGCGGGGGCGCGCACCTCGCGTGGGCCGCCGGGCCGCATTCCTGCCCGGTGCAGAACCCGGCGCGGCTCATCGCGACCACCGCCATCGAACGCCTCACCGCGTGGCTCTCCGACATCGAGCTGACCGTCCCGCACGACGAACTGGTGTGGCGGCACGGTCCGTTCCACCGCGCGCTCGTCGAACTCCCCGCACGCTTCACGCCGATCACACCCGACCAGGCAGGAGCCACGCCATGGGGCAGCAGCCCATCGTCATCGACCCGGCCGGACGGGACGTCCCCGGTGAGGCCGGACGCCTCCGCGAGCGCGGGCCCGCCGCACGCGTAG